In one window of Leptospira sp. GIMC2001 DNA:
- a CDS encoding aspartate kinase, whose protein sequence is MSLTIVQKYGGTSVGDTTKIKNVANRIKSYYEAGKNVAVVVSAMGHTTDELVSLADQITDNPPKREMDMLLSTGEQVSVALLAMALESIGVPAVSFTGSQIKMMTDGNHSNAKIDSIDRTRIDKAFESKRVAIIAGFQGIDKEENITTLGRGGSDTTAVAIAAALGADECEIYTDVNGVYTTDPNKVPGAKMHKQITYEEMLELASLGAGVLHSRSVEMAMNYGVTIHVRSSFHREPGTLVVSEDKIMEKMKVSGVTVKSDQARITIPNVKDQPGIAAKLFSALSAKDVIVDVIVQSSPHDGINTISFTTAKKDVITAKPILEDIKKDMTSGEIEIDDSIAILSAVGVGMKSHVGVAAKMFQSLADAGINILMISTSEIKISCVIPQSKAQDGLKAIHSAFGLDQI, encoded by the coding sequence ATGTCCCTAACTATTGTGCAAAAATACGGCGGAACCTCAGTTGGCGATACCACTAAGATAAAAAATGTCGCAAACAGGATCAAATCCTACTATGAGGCTGGTAAAAATGTAGCTGTAGTAGTCTCTGCAATGGGACATACTACTGACGAACTCGTATCCCTTGCAGATCAGATCACTGATAATCCTCCTAAACGAGAAATGGATATGTTGCTTTCAACTGGTGAGCAAGTCTCTGTCGCTTTGCTTGCGATGGCACTAGAATCGATCGGTGTACCTGCAGTTTCTTTTACTGGATCTCAGATAAAAATGATGACCGATGGCAATCATTCCAATGCAAAAATTGATTCCATTGATAGAACACGCATAGACAAAGCTTTTGAATCAAAACGCGTTGCGATCATTGCAGGATTTCAAGGAATAGATAAAGAAGAAAATATCACCACACTTGGTCGTGGTGGATCAGATACAACTGCAGTTGCCATAGCGGCTGCGTTAGGTGCTGATGAATGTGAAATTTATACTGATGTGAACGGTGTGTACACAACTGACCCGAATAAAGTTCCTGGTGCCAAAATGCACAAGCAGATTACTTATGAGGAGATGTTAGAATTGGCAAGTCTTGGAGCCGGCGTATTGCATTCAAGATCTGTTGAAATGGCAATGAATTATGGTGTTACTATACATGTTCGCAGTAGTTTTCATCGAGAACCGGGAACATTGGTTGTGAGTGAGGATAAAATTATGGAAAAAATGAAAGTAAGTGGTGTTACCGTTAAGAGTGATCAAGCAAGGATAACAATCCCAAATGTAAAGGATCAACCGGGTATAGCTGCCAAATTGTTTTCTGCACTCTCAGCAAAAGATGTGATCGTGGATGTGATTGTTCAATCATCTCCTCATGATGGTATTAATACTATTTCATTTACCACAGCAAAGAAAGATGTGATCACTGCAAAACCCATTCTTGAAGATATCAAAAAGGATATGACTTCCGGCGAGATAGAAATTGATGATAGCATTGCGATTCTCTCTGCTGTAGGTGTTGGAATGAAATCCCATGTCGGTGTTGCAGCAAAAATGTTTCAATCTCTTGCGGATGCTGGCATCAATATTTTGATGATATCAACTTCCGAGATCAAAATTTCCTGCGTAATTCCTCAATCCAAAGCTCAAGATGGATTGAAAGCTATTCATTCAGCTTTTGGATTGGATCAGATTTAA
- a CDS encoding putative peptidyl-prolyl cis-trans isomerase has translation MILLSKRIIYLFPIGILLLSGLPRTTEAVNRESLNQIIAIVGSKSLSVMDYEAGVERYKVISKFAPPTRKNQSFRSQVIDFLIDRAIVDIVAEEESIQVNEKRIEAEIDRRMEQMGITDLEQFKKQTAQQTGMSYEQWILDLPYQIKKGQLLQIRVTTPLPSEQEVRNWYNKNKGKVGFEVKFREIAIGPKDGSIDEESRVYKEVAEIRSNVLKDPSLFRLIASGPRNESRFKSSGGLVNWVPTFELYKQSPTLATISGQTKEGKISEIFRDERKRYCIIYVEGIRATPLDSVRRGVQNVLYRDKEQQAFENWLEQMRNQVTVTTYDPIYNREHNIKIEEEVYNLD, from the coding sequence ATGATCTTGCTTTCGAAGCGAATTATTTATTTATTTCCGATTGGAATTTTATTGCTCAGTGGTCTACCAAGAACAACGGAAGCAGTCAATCGAGAAAGCCTCAATCAGATCATCGCAATTGTAGGTTCCAAATCTCTTTCTGTCATGGACTATGAAGCGGGCGTTGAACGTTACAAAGTCATCTCCAAATTTGCCCCACCTACCCGAAAGAATCAATCTTTCAGAAGCCAAGTAATCGATTTCCTAATTGATCGTGCTATTGTTGATATTGTCGCTGAAGAAGAATCCATTCAAGTCAATGAGAAGAGAATCGAAGCTGAAATAGACAGACGAATGGAACAGATGGGCATTACAGATCTTGAACAATTCAAAAAGCAAACTGCTCAACAGACTGGAATGAGTTATGAACAATGGATTCTCGATCTACCGTATCAGATTAAGAAAGGACAGCTTTTGCAGATCCGGGTTACAACTCCCCTTCCTTCCGAACAAGAAGTACGTAATTGGTATAATAAAAACAAAGGCAAAGTTGGCTTTGAAGTAAAATTTAGAGAGATTGCTATCGGACCAAAAGACGGCTCGATAGATGAAGAATCTAGAGTTTATAAAGAAGTAGCAGAGATTAGGTCAAATGTATTAAAAGATCCTAGTCTATTTCGTTTGATTGCAAGCGGACCAAGAAACGAATCAAGATTCAAATCATCAGGTGGTTTAGTGAATTGGGTTCCAACCTTTGAATTGTACAAACAGAGTCCAACTTTGGCGACAATTTCCGGACAAACCAAAGAAGGTAAAATCTCAGAAATTTTTCGAGATGAACGAAAGAGATATTGTATCATATATGTAGAAGGAATTCGCGCTACACCTTTGGATAGTGTTAGGCGAGGAGTTCAAAATGTTCTCTATCGAGATAAAGAACAGCAAGCTTTTGAGAATT
- a CDS encoding acyl-CoA desaturase, which produces MQASETSIQPLVKQKAPILFLILFLLISSTVLFVFTVEFRWELLLLAVVAYYVRMFGITAAYHRYFSHNAFKTSRVFQFILAWIGATAMQKGPLWWAAHHRNHHRYSDTEKDIHSPKQKGFWYSHLLWFLNSEYNDYDSRIIKDYFKFPELVWLDRYHWVAPLSYSIMLYMIGGWDWLVYGYAVSTFFLGHGTWTINSLAHVIGSRRYETKDDSRNNLFLAIITMGEGWHNNHHHYSHSANQGFFWYEIDLSYYILKMLSVFGIVWDLKKPPVKVIDEGRRLDALKRGKVKFKSREQGRWIPVNLKPDLVTAMNDSH; this is translated from the coding sequence ATGCAAGCGTCTGAAACAAGCATACAACCGTTGGTCAAGCAAAAGGCACCCATTCTATTTCTAATCTTATTTCTTCTGATATCTTCAACCGTCCTATTTGTATTTACAGTTGAATTTCGTTGGGAGCTTCTGCTGCTAGCAGTGGTCGCTTATTATGTAAGAATGTTTGGTATCACAGCGGCATATCATCGATATTTTTCACACAATGCATTCAAAACTTCTCGAGTTTTTCAATTTATTTTAGCTTGGATTGGCGCAACTGCAATGCAGAAAGGTCCGCTTTGGTGGGCTGCACATCATAGAAATCATCATCGTTACTCTGATACCGAGAAAGATATTCACTCACCAAAACAAAAAGGATTCTGGTATTCTCATCTGTTGTGGTTTCTCAATAGTGAATACAATGATTATGATTCTCGTATTATAAAAGATTATTTCAAATTTCCTGAACTTGTATGGTTAGATCGATATCATTGGGTTGCACCACTTTCTTATTCTATCATGCTTTATATGATTGGTGGATGGGATTGGCTTGTTTACGGTTATGCAGTGTCTACATTCTTTCTTGGGCATGGCACATGGACAATTAATTCGCTAGCTCATGTGATTGGTAGCCGTCGCTATGAAACCAAAGATGATAGTAGAAATAACTTATTTCTTGCAATCATTACCATGGGTGAAGGATGGCATAACAATCATCACCATTATTCACACTCAGCCAACCAAGGTTTTTTCTGGTATGAAATTGATTTGAGTTACTACATTTTGAAAATGCTTTCAGTATTCGGAATTGTTTGGGATCTTAAAAAGCCTCCAGTAAAAGTTATAGACGAAGGTAGAAGATTAGATGCTCTCAAGAGAGGTAAGGTAAAATTCAAAAGTCGCGAGCAAGGTCGATGGATTCCTGTTAACCTGAAACCAGATCTCGTCACTGCTATGAATGACTCTCATTAA